ATATTGAGACTTGGTACAACAAAAATAGAAGACACTCCCATTTAGGAGGATTAACAATAAATGAATTTGAAAAATTTAATCAACTAAAACATGTGGCTTAATGGCTGTTTAAATCTGTCCGAAAAATGGTAGGAAGTCCAGTTTTACATTATCTCCATAATATGGGATGATAGCCATTGACTAAATTATTCTATTATCATTTTTTTAATCTCTGAACCGTTTATAGAATGGGTTTTCAGAAAGTAAACTCCGGGCTTAGCTTCTTTTAGAGTTATGTCTGTTGAATTAGAGATAATTGTTTTTCTATATATAATTCTCCCTGTGACATCCGAAATATCGAGTTCTGTTTTTTTAATTATTCCTGGAATATAAAGGTTAAAGGATCCATCGTTTGGGTTAGGATAGATTGTATTTTCTATGATTGTTTCATTTTTATCTCTGTCTGTAAGATTAAAAAGAATGTCAAACCGGACTAGGTCGATTTCTTCAGATAAAAGAAAATTAAAGGAAGATAAGTTTTGCATTTCATAGATACTACCAGTCTCATTATCTCGCAAGAACACATGAGTATCATCGTCGAAATTTTTAATGTACTCCACAGTAATTATATGATCGCTAGCAATACTACTAGATGCCTTTAATGGGATAACTAAGTTTTTTAATGAATCTGTTACCTGATTAAATGTAAGGTCGTGTCCTTCTGCTGATATTGTTGCAATGATAGGGGCTTCTTCTTCATAGGATTCTAAACGTAGTCCATCAAAGCGATCACCAATATTGTGCGAAGAACCAATTTTGAAAAAGATTAATGTTTCATCTCGATAATTATTTATCGAACTGGATAGGGATAATTTAATCGATGGGGTTGAATCATTTGATTGTGATTTAATGAAAGCTTTATTACTCAACGATTTTGTAGACTCTCTAATTGTTAGGGAGGGAGGTGAGGCTGTGGCATGAATCCAGAATGCTTGAGACGAGGGTATAATGCTGTCGATTCCGTTTGATCCATCACTAGCACCACTTATGTAGGAGCCAAAAGTACCGAACTCAGGATTGTAAATCCAATATTGATCTTTTATATTGCTCCTATCTGTATTGGAAATTTTGTTCCAGTTGATAGCACATGGATATGGATTTCCTATGTAATTCCAGCCATCCTGATCAGGGTCTACAGGCGACGAATTAGCAGTAAATGTAATATCTGGTGTCGAAGTGTTATTAAAGGCAATGGTACCGCTATTTACTGGGCCAGTTACATCTATTGTGTAATTTGCAAGTGCTAGATATACACTATTACCTTTCATAGTAGTAATATCCGAAGAGCTAGTTGGAGATACCCAACCACCATCCGAATTTCCTCCATCAATAGATTCATCGTAATTGTATATAGATATAAAGCCAGCTGCAACTCCTGTTGCACCAGGATATCCAGCAGTTATAAAGTCGTCTTGCCAATCTGATAGGGTTGAGTTTTGAACGGGAGAAGTTATGTCTCTCCATTTGCTATTAGGTAAATCTAAATATCGTTCTACTGTTACAGATCCCGTAATGCCGCCATTTGTAATTTCAGCCAACGAAGCTGTTCCGTTTATATCTGATGATAGTGTGAGAAGATTTCCA
The genomic region above belongs to Flavobacteriales bacterium and contains:
- a CDS encoding T9SS type A sorting domain-containing protein translates to TDSRVIFAGHVDVTNLITITKGTLDFNGEANQLTGTGLTMMAETELRIATESTIANIPQLLGPYSLASGSLIKFDANNESQNIVTSITYQDVYFTNGGDKNIMGNLVIEGDLTISGTAQLDVTSNNHSVNIAGNWNISSTDIDPFVEQNGLVTFDGENQQTITHTGTESFHDLAIDSSSTLITNGASDTIKISGDWTNNGTFSSQTGIIYLAGTDLQKIQGVTNFNDLTLNNTGEGAIIQNGSISVAGILTLSDGLFTTGNLLTLSSDINGTASLAEITNGGITGSVTVERYLDLPNSKWRDITSPVQNSTLSDWQDDFITAGYPGATGVAAGFISIYNYDESIDGGNSDGGWVSPTSSSDITTMKGNSVYLALANYTIDVTGPVNSGTIAFNNTSTPDITFTANSSPVDPDQDGWNYIGNPYPCAINWNKISNTDRSNIKDQYWIYNPEFGTFGSYISGASDGSNGIDSIIPSSQAFWIHATASPPSLTIRESTKSLSNKAFIKSQSNDSTPSIKLSLSSSINNYRDETLIFFKIGSSHNIGDRFDGLRLESYEEEAPIIATISAEGHDLTFNQVTDSLKNLVIPLKASSSIASDHIITVEYIKNFDDDTHVFLRDNETGSIYEMQNLSSFNFLLSEEIDLVRFDILFNLTDRDKNETIIENTIYPNPNDGSFNLYIPGIIKKTELDISDVTGRIIYRKTIISNSTDITLKEAKPGVYFLKTHSINGSEIKKMIIE